The Deinococcus detaillensis genomic interval CCTGTGCGGGCGCGGCCCAGTACGGCGCTCAGCACCAGCGTGATGTACAAACCGGCGTAAAGTTTGAGTCTCGGCCATCCGGGGCGGCGGTACTTGTCTAAGTCCATGCCACAGCCTACAGGCCCCAGCGCTCCACAGTTGGGCAGCGGCATTTGGCTTACCCTAACGCCATGACCGCCTTCACTGCGACTGCCTTTACAGTGCTGCCTTCCAGCGCCCTGCGTCTGACCGGCGCTGACCGCCTCGATTTCGTGCAGGGCCAGATGACCAACAACCTCAAGGCCGCGCCGACGCCCGGCATGGTCGAGGCCTGCTTCCTGAGTCCCAAAGGGCAGATCGAGTTTTTTGCCCGAATTTACAAGCGCGAGAGCGATTTGTATCTGCACTTGGCCGAAGGCGTTGCGCCCACCTTAGCGGCCCGCTTCGGCAAATACATCATCTTTGACCAGGTGGAAGTGCAGGACATCAGCGGCGAACTCGCCAGCTTGCATGTCTGGAGCCAGCAGGTGCCGGGCTGGGACGCGGGTGGCCCCGAGGTGCAGAGCTTTGAACTCGGCGGCGGCGTGGTGCTGGCCGGACGAATCGACCGCACTGGAAGCGCGGGGCTGGATCTGCATTATCTCCGCAAACACCAATCTGAAGTGCTGCTTGCCCTCGGCGGAGCTGAGCGTTCCCACGCCGAACTGGAAGCCGCCCGTATCGGGGCCGGAATCAGTGACGCCGTGCAAGACGGCTGGGCCGGGTTCTTGCCGCAGGAAGTCGGCCTGGAGCGGGCCATGAGCTACCGCAAGGGCTGCTACGTGGGTCAGGAGATCATGGCGCGGTTGGAAGCGCGGGGTAATACCCGCTATCAGCTCACTCAGCTGGAGAACGCGCAAGGCTTGCCCCTGCCCGCCCGCGCCGAGATTACGCTGAGCGGCAAAGTGGTGGGCCGCAGCGGAGCGAGCGCCGGAGATACCGCGCTGGCCCGCCTCCGCAAAGACGTGCCCGAAGGCGCAGTGCTGGACGTGGGCGGGGTGGCAGCGAGTGTGAAAGTGCCGCTGGCCGCCGCCGAGTAAGAACGCTCAACTTTATCCCTCTGCCCTGAACCGAGCGGCTACACTAACGGGCAGTGAGTTTGCCCGAATCCCAGTCTAAACCCGCGCCCCCCGCCACTTTTGCGCGGCTGCGCGGGCTGTATCTGCTCGGCTTGGCGGCGCTGGCCTTGCCCGGCGTGCTGATCGGCGTGCCGCTGGGCTTTGCCTTGCAGCCGCGCTGGGAGAGCAGCGTCATTTGGTTGTTGGCCGGCGTGGCCCTGTTTTGCATGCTGCTGAGCCTCTGGCTGGCGTTCCGGCAAGCCCGCAGCCCGGAAGTCGGCAGCAAACTCAGCGCCGCCGTGCGGCTGGCCTCCGCACCTGCCGTGCCGCTGCTGATGGCCTGCACCTTGTGGCGGCGCTCAGACGCCCTGCTGCTGCTGCTGCCGCTCTCGCTGCTGGCCCTGGGCCTTGGCTGGTGGCTGCTGCGCGGCTGGGCTGAGCCGCAAGCGCCGCGCTGAGCCGCCTGCCTTCCTCACACTCTTTATCCCCACAGCTCCAAGGCCGCCCGCGCTTCCTCGACTTCGTTCCAAGGAACTGTTTCGTTTAAGCGTTCCAGCGTTTCTTCTGGTCCCTTTCCGGCCAGCAGCACCGTGTCGCCGGGGCCAGCCAAGCGCACCGCATGACTGATGGCCTGCCTGCGGTCTGGCACCAAGCAGTAATTGCTGCGCCCCGCTGCTTGAGCGCCCTCCGCCATGGCACTGAGGATGTCTGAGAGGGGGGTGTCGCGGCAATCCTCTTCAGTGAAAATTACCTCGTCGGCCATTCGAGCAGCGACCTCGCCCAGCGGCCCGCGCTTGCTGGGATCGCGGGGGCCGCCCGCTGAGCCGATCACCACGATCAGTTGCCCGCTAGTGGTGGCCCGCAAGGTGCCCAGCGCTTTTTCCAAACTCGGCGGCGTGTGGGCAAAGTCGACGATGACTCTCGGCCCTAAGAGACTGGGCACGGACGTTTGGCGCGTCACCCGTTCCATCCGGCCCGGCACGCCCGCGAAGCTGGCCAGACCCGCCGCTAACTGTTCGGCAGTGGCTCCCAAGTGGTGCGCCGCCGCCATGCCTGCCAGCGCGTTGCTGACGTTGAAGCGGCCAATCATTGGCAAGAAAGCGTCGAAGGTTCCAGCAGGAGAAACGACTTTGAAGGCGAGGCCGCCGGACTGCTCTTCAACGTGCTGAGCTTGCCAGTCGGCTTCGTTGCCCTCGGCGCTGTAAGTGACATGCTGGCCCAACTTGAGGCGCTCCGTCCACGGATCATCGGCGTTCAGCACAGCGAAGGGCGAGCGCTCGATCAGTTTGCGTTTCTCGGCGAAATACTGCTCTAGGTTGCCGTGAAAGTCCAGATGCTCGCTGCTGAGGTGCGTCCAGATCGCCACGTCCCATTCCACTGCCCGCACCCGTTCTAAGGCGAGGGCGTGGCTGCTGGCTTCCAAAACGACCGCTTGTCCGCCGCTGTCTGCGAGTTGGCGCAGGGTGGCCTGCACCTGCGGCGCTTCGGGGGTGGTGAAATGCGCTGGGAAGTGCTGCAACATGCCGTCGCTGAGCTGATAGCCCACCGTGCTGAGCAGGCCGGTGTCCAGGCCCGCCGAGCGCAGCAGATGGGCAGTCAGCCAACTGGTGGTGGTTTTGCCGTCGGTGCCGGTGACGCCCACTACCTTGAGGCGGCGGCTGGGCTGTCCCTCCAGTACGGCGGCGAAATCGGCCAGCGCGGCGCGGGCACTGGGAACCTGAACGTAAGGCAGCGGGCAAGCTTCGGCCAGCGGCCAGCCCTCACCCGCTATTGCCGCCGCGCCGCGCTCTGCGGCCTGGGCCGCGAACTGGTGGCCGTCCACCTTCGCGCCGCGAATCGCCACAAATACGTCGCCGGGACTGACCCAGGCGGCGTTGTGGGTCACGCCGAGAATTTCAGGGTTGGCAGCGGGAGCGGCTAACTGAAGGGCGGCGCAGAGATCGGCGAGGCGCATAGAACTTCAGAATACTGCCAATCGCGGGCTGAAGGTGAACTGGAGTGGCGTCCTTCCTGCAAGGCCCGGAAACGGATTCAACAGACAAGGCGGTTTAGCGGCGGCGAACGCGCAGGTAGATGGCCAGCCCGGAGAAAACATAGACGACGCTTATCGCCAGCCAGAAGACTTCCCGGCCCCGGATGTATATCGCCACCGACGCCAGACCCGCAACCAGAAAACAAACCAGCAACAGCAGCGCCCGGTTAGATTTGTCCATGAGTCAGTCTACAACCGCTCAGCGCAGCAGCGGCAGGCCGTAGCCCCGCGCTTCTATTTGCTGACAGATCCAACTGAACGCCGAGGAATCGTGGACAAAATCAAAATCGTCGCCCGGCACCCGGATGACCGGACTGTAGTCGTATTCGTCGGCCCAGCGGTCATACAGGGTGCCGAGGCGGGCCAGATACTCGTCGGGAATGCTCTGCTCGTAGTCGCGCCCGCGCACGGCGATGCGGCTCCTTAGGGTCGGCAGCGAGGCATCGAGGTGAATCAGCAGATCTGGCACCCGCAGGGCCGGTAAAATCCCCTGATACAGGCCCAAATAGGTCTGCCAATCGCGCTCCTCCATCTGGCCGCCCTCGTAGAGGTTGCGGGCAAACACCCCGGCGTCTTCAAACACCGTGCGGTCTTGAATGACGTACACCGCGCCGTTAACCAAGGTGAGATGCTGCTCTAATCTCTTGCTCAGAAAGTAGACCTGCGAGTGAAACGAGTAGCGCCGCATGTCCCGGTAAAAGTCTTCCAAATACGGGTTTTCGGCGTAGGGCTCGTAGACTGGGCGCAGGCTGTAGCGCTCCGAGAGCAGACGGGTCAGGCTGCTCTTGCCGCTGCCGATGTTGCCGCTGACCGCTAAATACATACAAAGACCGCTCTCACCGTGCCGCCTTTTCAGCCCACTCAGGATTCAGGCTCAGCGCCGCGTCAATGCGCTCCAGTAAGTCGCGTTCGTGGTCGGGGTTGGTCACGAAGTCCAGCTCATCGGCGCTGACCCTCAGCACCTGACCCGGATAGCTGCGGAAGTATTCGTCATAGCGGCGGGTCAGCTCGGCCAAATACGCCTGCGGCATGGAGTCTTCAAAGGAGCGCTGCCGAATGGCGATGCGGCGCAGCAGTTCCTCCGGCTCGGCCCGCAAATATACCACCAGATCCGGCACCGGGAGTCGGGGGCTAAGGTGGCCGTACAAATCCTGATACAGCTCGAACTCGGCGTCTTTGAGGTTCATGGCCGCGAAGATAAAGTCTTTGTCGAACAGGTAATCGCCCACCACATTTTGCTGAAACAGCCCCGCCTGACTCAGCGCCGAGAGCTG includes:
- a CDS encoding deoxynucleoside kinase; translation: MYLAVSGNIGSGKSSLTRLLSERYSLRPVYEPYAENPYLEDFYRDMRRYSFHSQVYFLSKRLEQHLTLVNGAVYVIQDRTVFEDAGVFARNLYEGGQMEERDWQTYLGLYQGILPALRVPDLLIHLDASLPTLRSRIAVRGRDYEQSIPDEYLARLGTLYDRWADEYDYSPVIRVPGDDFDFVHDSSAFSWICQQIEARGYGLPLLR
- a CDS encoding UDP-N-acetylmuramoyl-L-alanyl-D-glutamate--2,6-diaminopimelate ligase, encoding MRLADLCAALQLAAPAANPEILGVTHNAAWVSPGDVFVAIRGAKVDGHQFAAQAAERGAAAIAGEGWPLAEACPLPYVQVPSARAALADFAAVLEGQPSRRLKVVGVTGTDGKTTTSWLTAHLLRSAGLDTGLLSTVGYQLSDGMLQHFPAHFTTPEAPQVQATLRQLADSGGQAVVLEASSHALALERVRAVEWDVAIWTHLSSEHLDFHGNLEQYFAEKRKLIERSPFAVLNADDPWTERLKLGQHVTYSAEGNEADWQAQHVEEQSGGLAFKVVSPAGTFDAFLPMIGRFNVSNALAGMAAAHHLGATAEQLAAGLASFAGVPGRMERVTRQTSVPSLLGPRVIVDFAHTPPSLEKALGTLRATTSGQLIVVIGSAGGPRDPSKRGPLGEVAARMADEVIFTEEDCRDTPLSDILSAMAEGAQAAGRSNYCLVPDRRQAISHAVRLAGPGDTVLLAGKGPEETLERLNETVPWNEVEEARAALELWG
- a CDS encoding deoxynucleoside kinase, which translates into the protein MYVVVEGPIGVGKTSLATRLAQRYGAELHLEVVEENPFLAAFYASPESYAFQVQVFFLLFRFKQLSALSQAGLFQQNVVGDYLFDKDFIFAAMNLKDAEFELYQDLYGHLSPRLPVPDLVVYLRAEPEELLRRIAIRQRSFEDSMPQAYLAELTRRYDEYFRSYPGQVLRVSADELDFVTNPDHERDLLERIDAALSLNPEWAEKAAR
- the ygfZ gene encoding CAF17-like 4Fe-4S cluster assembly/insertion protein YgfZ — protein: MTAFTATAFTVLPSSALRLTGADRLDFVQGQMTNNLKAAPTPGMVEACFLSPKGQIEFFARIYKRESDLYLHLAEGVAPTLAARFGKYIIFDQVEVQDISGELASLHVWSQQVPGWDAGGPEVQSFELGGGVVLAGRIDRTGSAGLDLHYLRKHQSEVLLALGGAERSHAELEAARIGAGISDAVQDGWAGFLPQEVGLERAMSYRKGCYVGQEIMARLEARGNTRYQLTQLENAQGLPLPARAEITLSGKVVGRSGASAGDTALARLRKDVPEGAVLDVGGVAASVKVPLAAAE